The proteins below are encoded in one region of Pseudomonas sp. SCB32:
- a CDS encoding BatD family protein, with translation MKRLICLTLLCLAAVRAEASFTASVDRTRLNEGESIDLTLESDDPTLFGKPDLKPLDEHFLVLGTRQVNRLTTLNGKTQATTRWIVTLQPRSEGTAVIPPLHLGGNATDSISLQVLKASENAGSQALAPVFIEASVDQQESYVQAQVILTLRIYHSVSLYDDSSLTPLQITDARVEPLGEARTYEKEINGVRHGVIEVRYAIFPQKSGPLEIPGQTFNATQAAQQRSPDESPFGPPSGKQIRVVSPNIALQIKPKPADYPKDAPWLPARSLSLNETWSPQPEQARAGEALTRNIMLRVEGLSSAQLPPLPQTVQGGLRHYPDQPHLANQSTEQGVIGSREEREALIADHAGQVQLPPIEVVWWNTRDNRVERTSLPARTLEVAANPQLDGAAETPTAPSTDALLQPQARLWPWQLACAILAFTTLLGFGLWWRARRLPAVIRAAVAGPSARTLLDELRRACQANDSHATRQALDAWARQQPETLADMAARFVPLSDALDSLNGALYSDSEGGRNWQGEDLWRAVRSLPGADPEAAPATEPGSLPPLYPR, from the coding sequence ATGAAAAGGCTGATCTGCCTGACCCTGCTCTGCCTCGCCGCCGTCCGAGCCGAGGCCAGTTTCACCGCCAGCGTCGACCGCACGCGCCTCAACGAAGGCGAGAGCATCGACCTGACGCTGGAGTCCGACGACCCGACCCTGTTCGGCAAGCCGGACCTGAAGCCCCTGGACGAGCACTTCCTGGTGCTGGGCACCCGCCAGGTCAACCGCCTCACGACCCTGAACGGCAAGACCCAGGCCACCACCCGCTGGATCGTCACCCTGCAACCGCGCAGCGAAGGCACCGCGGTGATCCCGCCTCTGCACCTGGGCGGCAACGCAACCGACTCCATCAGCCTGCAGGTACTCAAGGCATCGGAAAACGCCGGCAGCCAGGCACTCGCCCCGGTATTCATCGAAGCCAGTGTCGACCAGCAAGAAAGCTACGTGCAGGCGCAGGTGATTCTTACGCTGCGTATCTACCATTCGGTATCGCTGTACGACGACAGCAGCCTCACGCCGCTGCAGATCACCGATGCTCGTGTCGAGCCGCTGGGCGAAGCGCGTACCTACGAGAAGGAAATCAACGGCGTGCGCCACGGGGTCATCGAAGTTCGCTACGCGATCTTCCCGCAGAAGAGCGGTCCCCTGGAAATCCCCGGCCAGACCTTCAACGCCACCCAGGCCGCCCAGCAGCGCAGTCCCGACGAGAGCCCCTTCGGCCCGCCGTCCGGCAAGCAGATCCGGGTGGTCTCGCCGAACATTGCACTGCAGATCAAACCCAAGCCCGCCGACTATCCCAAGGACGCCCCCTGGCTGCCGGCCCGCTCGCTGAGCCTCAACGAGACCTGGAGCCCGCAGCCGGAACAGGCCCGCGCCGGCGAAGCGCTGACCCGCAACATCATGCTGCGCGTGGAAGGGCTTTCCAGCGCCCAGCTGCCGCCGCTACCGCAGACGGTGCAGGGAGGCCTGCGCCACTACCCCGACCAGCCGCACCTGGCCAACCAGAGCACCGAGCAGGGTGTGATCGGCAGCCGCGAGGAACGCGAGGCGCTGATCGCCGACCATGCCGGTCAGGTGCAGTTGCCCCCCATCGAAGTCGTCTGGTGGAACACCCGGGACAATCGCGTCGAGCGCACCAGCCTGCCGGCGCGCACCCTGGAGGTCGCGGCCAACCCGCAACTGGACGGCGCGGCCGAAACGCCCACCGCACCATCCACCGACGCCCTGCTGCAACCCCAGGCCCGGCTGTGGCCCTGGCAGCTGGCCTGCGCCATTCTCGCCTTCACCACATTGCTGGGCTTCGGCCTGTGGTGGCGTGCGCGCCGACTGCCCGCCGTGATTCGCGCCGCAGTCGCCGGCCCCAGCGCCCGGACCCTGCTCGACGAACTGCGCCGCGCCTGCCAGGCCAACGACTCGCACGCCACCCGCCAGGCGCTGGACGCCTGGGCGCGCCAGCAACCGGAGACCCTTGCCGACATGGCGGCGCGCTTCGTGCCGCTGTCCGATGCCCTGGACAGCCTCAACGGCGCGCTCTACAGCGACAGCGAAGGCGGTCGCAACTGGCAGGGCGAGGACCTCTGGCGCGCCGTGCGCAGCCTGCCGGGCGCCGATCCGGAAGCGGCACCCGCCACCGAACCGGGCAGCCTGCCGCCGCTCTACCCACGCTGA
- a CDS encoding alpha/beta hydrolase, which produces MPRVCYPKLLPALIVGLLPRILHAELALPPTQPLQGPGGSSYSHADVQQWHFNVDGNEYWVFTPSRPQPESAPLVVFTHGWSVMQPDLYRTWIEHIVRRGAILIYPRYQTSLKTPAADFLPSAAESVRRAIGDLQAGKLGVKPELEHVAYVGHSAGGLIASGLAASWQRLGVPQPRALMAVEPGKSSGPRWRQVPLEPLLNLPAGTLLLAVCGDEDERVGCDDARRIYQESTQVAARDKDLLLLRSDHHGSPPLLANHAAPTAPRFDPRYPPSDSSSWLLGRVQERVRQRLKQGQPSAHNALATDALDWYGTWKLFDALCDAAFYGQDRDYALGGGAAQLSMGRWSDGTPVKAILRLSVPAR; this is translated from the coding sequence ATGCCCCGCGTTTGCTATCCGAAACTCCTTCCGGCGCTGATCGTCGGTCTGCTGCCCCGCATCCTGCACGCCGAGCTGGCCCTGCCGCCCACGCAGCCGCTGCAGGGGCCGGGCGGCTCGAGCTACAGCCATGCCGACGTGCAGCAGTGGCACTTCAACGTCGACGGCAATGAATACTGGGTCTTCACTCCATCCCGCCCGCAGCCGGAAAGCGCGCCGCTGGTGGTGTTCACCCACGGCTGGAGCGTCATGCAGCCGGACCTCTACCGGACCTGGATCGAGCACATCGTCCGGCGCGGCGCGATCCTCATCTATCCGCGCTACCAGACCAGCCTGAAGACCCCGGCCGCGGACTTCCTGCCCAGTGCCGCCGAGTCGGTGCGCCGTGCCATCGGTGACCTCCAGGCGGGCAAGCTCGGGGTGAAGCCAGAGCTGGAGCACGTGGCGTACGTCGGCCACTCCGCCGGCGGCCTGATCGCCAGCGGGCTTGCCGCCTCCTGGCAACGCCTGGGCGTGCCGCAGCCGCGCGCGCTGATGGCCGTGGAACCGGGCAAGAGCAGCGGCCCGCGCTGGCGCCAGGTGCCGTTGGAGCCGCTGCTGAATCTCCCCGCCGGCACCTTGCTGCTGGCCGTCTGCGGTGACGAGGACGAGCGTGTCGGCTGCGATGACGCACGTCGTATCTACCAGGAAAGCACCCAGGTCGCCGCGCGGGACAAGGACCTGCTGCTGTTGCGCAGCGACCACCACGGCAGCCCGCCCCTGCTGGCAAACCACGCCGCACCGACCGCGCCGCGCTTCGACCCGCGCTATCCACCCAGTGACTCGTCCAGCTGGCTGCTCGGCCGCGTACAGGAACGGGTGCGCCAACGCCTCAAGCAGGGCCAGCCATCCGCCCATAATGCGCTGGCCACCGATGCACTGGACTGGTACGGCACATGGAAACTGTTCGACGCACTGTGCGATGCCGCCTTCTACGGCCAGGACCGCGACTATGCGTTGGGCGGCGGTGCGGCTCAGCTGTCCATGGGACGCTGGAGCGACGGAACGCCGGTGAAGGCGATCCTGCGCTTGTCGGTGCCGGCTCGCTGA
- a CDS encoding carboxymuconolactone decarboxylase family protein, translating to MSLQLIEYADASPEVRAVYDDIMATRKIDWVNNFWMALANHPQTLKRTWESLKEVMGPGQLDPLVKELIYVAVSVTNNCNYCIGSHGAAARKAGMDDAMLGELLAVVAMANETNRLAIGYQVPLDDVFKGAVMEANGG from the coding sequence ATGTCCTTGCAGCTCATCGAATACGCCGACGCCAGCCCCGAAGTCCGCGCCGTCTACGACGACATCATGGCGACCCGCAAGATCGACTGGGTGAACAACTTCTGGATGGCCCTGGCCAATCATCCGCAGACCCTCAAGCGCACCTGGGAAAGTCTCAAGGAGGTGATGGGGCCGGGGCAGCTCGATCCGCTGGTAAAGGAGCTGATCTACGTTGCCGTGAGCGTCACCAACAACTGCAACTACTGCATCGGCTCCCACGGAGCGGCAGCGCGCAAGGCGGGGATGGACGATGCCATGCTCGGTGAGTTGCTGGCGGTGGTGGCCATGGCCAACGAGACCAACCGCCTCGCCATCGGCTACCAGGTGCCGCTGGACGATGTGTTCAAGGGCGCGGTGATGGAGGCCAATGGTGGATAG
- a CDS encoding cyclase family protein, whose translation MQRLPALLFATALLPLLIQQQVQAAQPGLWDTYTSLRQHQWVDLTHAFDDDIPHWKGFESMGRKTLYTVDKDGFQVELYSHVGQWGTHVDPPVHFHKGLRSVDQLEVKEQFLPLVVFDIYQQVAKNPDYVLTLADVKAWEAKHGPVPEGAFAALRTDWSKRWPDQAKMQNQDGKGVAHYPGWSKEALVYLYETRKITASGHETTDTDPGIATSKDDYSLESYILGTNHYQIELLANLDQVPEAGALAVVSFPKIARGTGFPARVFAILP comes from the coding sequence ATGCAACGTTTGCCCGCCCTGCTCTTCGCCACCGCCCTGCTGCCCCTGCTCATCCAGCAACAGGTCCAGGCTGCCCAACCCGGCCTGTGGGATACCTACACCAGCCTCAGGCAGCACCAATGGGTCGACCTGACCCACGCCTTCGACGACGACATACCACACTGGAAAGGCTTCGAGTCCATGGGCCGCAAGACGCTCTACACCGTGGACAAGGACGGTTTCCAGGTGGAGCTGTACAGCCACGTCGGCCAGTGGGGCACCCACGTCGATCCGCCCGTGCATTTCCACAAGGGCCTGCGCAGCGTCGACCAGTTGGAAGTGAAGGAACAGTTCCTGCCGCTGGTGGTGTTCGACATCTACCAGCAAGTGGCGAAGAACCCCGACTACGTTCTGACCCTGGCCGATGTGAAGGCCTGGGAAGCCAAGCACGGCCCGGTCCCCGAAGGCGCCTTCGCGGCGCTGCGCACCGACTGGTCCAAGCGTTGGCCGGACCAGGCGAAGATGCAGAACCAGGACGGCAAGGGCGTGGCGCACTATCCGGGGTGGAGCAAGGAGGCACTGGTGTATCTCTACGAGACACGCAAGATCACCGCGTCCGGCCACGAGACCACCGACACCGATCCGGGCATCGCCACCAGCAAGGACGACTACTCGCTGGAGTCGTACATCCTGGGCACCAACCACTATCAGATTGAGCTGCTCGCCAACCTCGACCAGGTGCCGGAAGCCGGCGCGCTGGCGGTGGTGAGCTTCCCGAAGATCGCCCGGGGCACGGGCTTCCCGGCACGGGTGTTCGCCATTCTTCCGTGA
- a CDS encoding RND family transporter yields MNAISKHQQDKATFLERIIFTHRPFVIIACLLVTIFLGYQATQVRPSTSFEKMIPLQHPFIQNMLEHRNDLANLGNTVRISVEAVNGDIFTKEYMETLQKIHDEVFYIPGVDRSGMKSLWSPSVRWTEVTEEGFAGGEVIPQTYDGSPKALELLRNNVLKSGQIGRLVANNFKSSIVDVPLLEVYPDPKDQGRLMKLDYRQFSHELEEKIRDKYQLQNPNVKVHITGFAKKVGDLIDGLLLVVGFFGICFVITLVLLLWFTKCVRSTIAVLSTTLVAVIWQLGLLHTIGFGLDPYSMLVPFLIFAIGISHGVQKINGIALQSSDAETPLLAARRTFRQLFLPGMIAILADAVGFITLLVIDIGVIRELAIGASVGVAVIVFTNLILLPVAISYIGISKKAVQRSKEDAVRDHPFWRALSNFASPKVAPISVVIALVMFAGGMWEGHHLKIGDLDQGAPELRPDSRYNLDNDFIIRNYSTSSDVLVVMVESASEGCSTHKTMAAIDELAWRLENTEGVQSAISLVTVSKQMIKGMNEGNLKWESLSRNQDVLNNSISRAEGLFNSNCSLAPLLVFLNDHKAETLDRAVGVVQEFAKANNQDDLKFKLAAGNAGIEAATNEVIKQSELTILILVYICVAAMCLITFRSFAATLCIVLPLILTSVLGNALMAMLGIGVKVATLPVIALGVGIGVDYGIYIYTRLESFLRQGLSLQEAYYETLKSTGKAVLFTGLCLAIGVATWIFSAIKFQADMGLMLTFMLLWNMFGALWLLPALARFLINPEKVRQKKASILVH; encoded by the coding sequence ATGAACGCTATCAGCAAGCATCAACAGGACAAGGCGACTTTCCTGGAACGCATCATCTTCACCCACCGGCCGTTCGTGATCATCGCCTGCCTGCTGGTGACCATCTTCCTCGGTTACCAGGCGACCCAGGTGCGTCCGTCCACCAGCTTCGAGAAGATGATCCCGCTGCAGCACCCGTTCATCCAGAACATGCTGGAGCACCGCAACGACCTGGCCAACCTCGGCAACACCGTGCGCATCTCGGTGGAAGCGGTGAACGGCGACATCTTCACCAAGGAGTACATGGAGACGCTGCAGAAGATCCATGACGAGGTCTTCTACATTCCCGGCGTCGACCGCTCCGGCATGAAGTCGCTGTGGAGCCCCAGCGTGCGCTGGACCGAGGTGACCGAGGAGGGCTTCGCCGGCGGCGAAGTGATTCCGCAGACCTACGACGGCTCGCCCAAGGCGCTGGAACTGCTGCGCAACAACGTGCTGAAGTCCGGCCAGATCGGCCGCCTGGTGGCGAACAACTTCAAGTCGAGCATCGTCGACGTGCCGCTGCTGGAGGTCTACCCGGACCCGAAGGACCAGGGCAGGCTAATGAAGCTGGACTACCGCCAGTTCTCCCATGAGCTGGAAGAGAAGATCCGCGACAAGTACCAGCTGCAGAACCCTAACGTGAAGGTGCACATCACCGGCTTCGCCAAGAAGGTCGGCGACCTGATCGACGGCCTGCTGCTGGTGGTGGGTTTCTTCGGCATCTGCTTCGTGATCACCCTGGTGCTGCTGCTGTGGTTCACCAAGTGCGTGCGCTCGACCATCGCCGTGCTCTCCACCACCCTGGTGGCGGTGATCTGGCAGCTCGGCCTGCTGCACACCATCGGCTTCGGGCTGGACCCGTACTCGATGTTGGTGCCGTTCCTGATCTTCGCCATCGGCATTTCCCACGGCGTGCAGAAGATCAACGGTATCGCCCTGCAGTCCAGCGATGCGGAAACCCCGCTGCTGGCCGCCCGCCGTACCTTCCGCCAGCTGTTCCTGCCGGGCATGATCGCGATCCTCGCGGACGCCGTCGGCTTCATCACCCTGCTGGTGATCGATATCGGCGTGATCCGTGAGCTGGCCATCGGCGCCTCCGTCGGCGTGGCGGTGATCGTATTCACCAACCTGATCCTGCTGCCGGTCGCCATCTCCTACATTGGCATCAGCAAGAAGGCGGTGCAGCGCAGCAAGGAAGACGCGGTACGTGACCATCCCTTCTGGCGCGCGCTGTCCAACTTCGCCAGCCCGAAAGTGGCGCCCATCTCCGTGGTCATCGCCCTGGTGATGTTCGCCGGCGGCATGTGGGAAGGCCATCACCTGAAGATCGGCGACCTCGACCAGGGCGCACCGGAACTTCGTCCGGACTCGCGCTACAACCTGGACAACGACTTCATCATCCGCAACTACTCGACCAGCTCCGACGTACTGGTGGTGATGGTGGAATCCGCCTCCGAAGGCTGCTCCACCCACAAGACCATGGCCGCCATCGACGAACTCGCCTGGCGCCTGGAAAACACCGAGGGCGTGCAATCGGCCATCTCCCTGGTCACCGTCTCCAAGCAGATGATCAAGGGCATGAACGAAGGCAACCTGAAGTGGGAGTCGCTGTCGCGCAACCAGGACGTGCTGAACAACTCCATCAGCCGCGCCGAAGGTCTGTTCAACAGCAACTGCTCGCTGGCGCCCCTGCTGGTGTTCCTCAACGACCACAAGGCCGAGACCCTCGACCGCGCGGTCGGCGTGGTCCAGGAGTTCGCCAAGGCCAACAACCAGGATGACCTGAAGTTCAAGCTCGCCGCCGGTAACGCCGGTATCGAGGCGGCCACCAACGAGGTGATCAAGCAGTCCGAACTGACCATCCTGATCCTCGTGTACATCTGCGTGGCGGCGATGTGCCTGATCACCTTCCGCTCCTTCGCCGCGACCCTGTGCATCGTGTTGCCGCTGATCCTCACCTCGGTGCTGGGCAACGCGCTGATGGCCATGCTCGGCATCGGCGTGAAGGTGGCGACCCTGCCGGTGATCGCACTGGGCGTGGGCATCGGCGTGGACTACGGCATCTACATCTACACCCGCCTGGAGTCCTTCCTGCGCCAGGGCCTGTCCCTGCAGGAGGCCTACTACGAGACCCTGAAGTCCACCGGCAAGGCGGTACTGTTCACCGGTCTGTGCCTGGCCATCGGCGTCGCCACCTGGATCTTCTCTGCGATCAAGTTCCAGGCCGACATGGGCCTGATGCTGACCTTCATGCTCCTCTGGAACATGTTTGGCGCCCTCTGGCTGCTGCCGGCGCTGGCGCGCTTCCTGATCAATCCGGAGAAGGTGCGTCAGAAGAAGGCTTCGATCCTGGTTCACTGA
- a CDS encoding YCF48-related protein — protein MREPQWRTTSEQSVSETPRSFPMSRKSISLLGALSLLMLSVAPLSAIAATEAASDSSSIPSAKATSSLLLGVAQAGQRLVAVGDHGHILYSDDAGKSWTQAKVPTRQLLTAVFFLNDKKGWAVGHDAQILATTDGGTTWTRQFEDLKREAPLLDIWFQDDNHGMAVGAYGALLETTDGGQHWEDASDRMENEDQYHLNSIAAVKDSGLLVVGEAGSIFRSKDWGQTWEKLEGPYEGSLFGVVGTRQAGTALVYGLRGHLFRTTDFGASWKQVNLPTANGGELEFGLSEGSLLNDGTIVIVGHGGSVLESKDDGASFSVVNRPDRLSLAGVSAAGNGNLVLVGQGGIHLASATGAELTEQQ, from the coding sequence ATGCGTGAGCCCCAGTGGCGCACTACGAGCGAGCAGTCCGTGTCGGAGACTCCGCGCTCCTTCCCGATGTCGCGCAAATCGATCTCCCTGCTCGGCGCACTTTCCCTGCTGATGCTGTCCGTTGCTCCCTTGAGCGCCATTGCGGCAACCGAAGCGGCCAGCGACTCCAGCTCCATTCCTTCGGCCAAGGCCACCAGCAGCCTGCTGCTGGGTGTCGCCCAGGCTGGCCAGCGCCTGGTGGCGGTGGGGGATCACGGGCATATCCTTTACTCCGACGACGCCGGCAAGAGCTGGACCCAGGCCAAGGTGCCGACCCGCCAGCTGCTGACCGCGGTGTTCTTCCTCAATGACAAGAAGGGCTGGGCGGTCGGCCACGACGCGCAGATCCTCGCCACCACCGATGGCGGTACCACCTGGACCCGCCAGTTCGAAGACCTCAAGCGCGAAGCGCCGCTGCTGGACATCTGGTTCCAGGACGACAACCACGGCATGGCCGTGGGCGCCTACGGCGCGCTGCTGGAAACCACCGACGGTGGCCAGCACTGGGAAGACGCCAGCGACCGTATGGAAAACGAAGACCAGTACCACCTCAACTCCATCGCGGCGGTGAAGGATTCCGGCCTGCTGGTGGTCGGTGAGGCCGGCAGCATCTTCCGTTCCAAGGACTGGGGCCAGACCTGGGAAAAACTCGAAGGCCCATACGAAGGCTCGCTGTTCGGCGTGGTCGGTACCCGCCAGGCCGGCACCGCGCTGGTCTACGGCCTGCGTGGCCACCTGTTCCGCACCACTGACTTCGGCGCCAGCTGGAAGCAGGTCAACCTGCCCACCGCCAACGGTGGCGAACTGGAGTTCGGCCTCTCCGAAGGCAGCCTGTTGAATGACGGCACCATCGTCATCGTCGGCCATGGCGGCAGCGTGCTCGAAAGCAAGGACGACGGCGCGAGCTTCAGCGTCGTCAACCGTCCGGACCGCCTGTCCCTCGCGGGTGTGAGCGCGGCCGGCAACGGCAACCTGGTGCTGGTCGGCCAGGGCGGCATCCACTTGGCTTCGGCGACCGGCGCCGAGCTGACAGAACAACAATAA